The Chthoniobacterales bacterium genome includes a window with the following:
- a CDS encoding HPr family phosphocarrier protein: protein MGILAKKSDSAGKRLTRELIILNRYGLHARPAALFVKTSNRFKADVWVEKDGEEVNGKSIMGLMMLAAGHGSKLKISAEGSDAEKFLREIEELVAKRFHED from the coding sequence CCGGCAAGCGCCTCACGCGCGAGTTGATCATCCTCAACCGCTACGGGCTGCATGCCCGGCCCGCAGCCCTATTCGTCAAAACCTCGAACCGCTTCAAGGCCGATGTCTGGGTGGAAAAAGACGGCGAGGAAGTGAACGGCAAAAGCATCATGGGCCTGATGATGCTGGCCGCGGGCCACGGCTCGAAACTCAAGATTTCGGCCGAGGGTTCCGACGCCGAGAAGTTCCTCCGCGAGATCGAGGAACTCGTGGCCAAGCGCTTCCACGAAGATTGA
- a CDS encoding glycosyltransferase family 39 protein, translated as MRGRLILLFFLALVTALRWAVLAPQELSASDSYLALCGEAPDVATFDGPAGVPLLVHAGIKLAGASALGARLAWPLLAFWATVAVYLLIARIADKRAALAGAAALNLFPAFNTAALEATPALPVALFALSFAACAWRALENDSAVWWLASGLSAAAALFFSYSAWLLVPALAVVLCASHRWRKQLLLPGFWMSALAPAIVLALLLHWNSTHGWVHFIGQTLRSSLSLHWAQSFRILTDIARDFTPFFAPCLIAAICLALVQSSASRRAKFLLVPALAASIQAAYVALRGGTAHTEMLLAGTLTVPLLSWIPGYIGKWRVQGLVVAAYPAAAVWTALALAVGQPPPAKISGESVEAIEKLRLEQSATTGTPVFLIAENALLASSIALRLKDSTFAVPGHPSVYVLESPYADSQFALWPRYDQFVDAPRQAALEGADPFTEQSGTNLFIGRSALFVGTAAPGNLPQAVTAAFGAVRLVAEIETAPGQILRIYLCSDYSTLPL; from the coding sequence ATGCGCGGGCGCCTGATTCTGCTCTTTTTTTTGGCGTTGGTCACAGCCTTGCGCTGGGCGGTTCTTGCTCCGCAGGAACTTTCGGCAAGCGACTCATACCTCGCGCTGTGCGGCGAGGCACCGGACGTGGCCACCTTCGACGGTCCGGCAGGCGTTCCCTTGCTTGTTCATGCGGGCATCAAATTGGCCGGCGCCAGCGCCCTCGGAGCCCGGCTTGCATGGCCGCTGCTCGCCTTTTGGGCGACGGTCGCGGTTTATCTGCTCATTGCCCGCATCGCGGACAAGCGCGCGGCGCTTGCCGGGGCCGCGGCTCTCAATCTCTTTCCCGCGTTCAACACCGCCGCGCTCGAGGCGACACCTGCTCTGCCGGTTGCTTTGTTCGCGTTGTCCTTTGCCGCGTGCGCGTGGCGCGCATTGGAAAACGACTCTGCGGTCTGGTGGCTGGCCTCCGGTCTTTCCGCCGCTGCCGCACTTTTCTTTTCTTACTCTGCATGGCTGCTTGTGCCCGCCCTCGCCGTGGTTTTGTGCGCCTCGCACCGTTGGCGGAAGCAACTCTTGCTGCCGGGCTTTTGGATGTCGGCCCTTGCTCCGGCCATTGTGCTTGCTTTGCTCCTCCACTGGAATTCCACCCACGGCTGGGTGCATTTCATCGGGCAAACTTTGCGGTCATCACTATCCCTGCACTGGGCGCAATCCTTTCGCATTTTGACGGATATTGCCCGCGACTTTACGCCGTTCTTCGCGCCCTGCCTGATCGCAGCCATTTGCCTCGCCCTTGTGCAGTCAAGTGCGAGCAGGCGTGCGAAGTTTCTCTTGGTGCCGGCCTTGGCCGCCTCGATACAGGCGGCTTATGTGGCGCTGAGGGGAGGCACAGCACACACGGAGATGCTTCTCGCGGGGACGCTGACCGTTCCACTCCTTTCGTGGATTCCCGGATACATCGGCAAGTGGCGCGTGCAAGGGCTTGTTGTCGCCGCCTATCCGGCAGCGGCTGTCTGGACGGCGCTCGCACTCGCAGTTGGACAACCTCCACCCGCGAAAATCTCCGGCGAGAGCGTGGAAGCAATCGAAAAACTGCGTCTTGAGCAGAGCGCCACCACGGGCACACCCGTTTTTCTCATCGCCGAGAACGCGCTCCTTGCATCATCCATCGCCCTGCGATTGAAGGACTCGACCTTCGCCGTGCCCGGTCATCCCTCGGTCTATGTCCTCGAGTCGCCTTACGCCGACAGCCAATTCGCCCTGTGGCCGCGATACGATCAGTTCGTGGACGCACCGCGGCAGGCCGCGCTTGAGGGCGCCGACCCCTTTACCGAACAAAGCGGCACCAATCTGTTTATCGGCCGGTCGGCCCTTTTCGTCGGAACCGCCGCGCCCGGCAATCTTCCCCAGGCTGTCACCGCCGCTTTCGGCGCCGTGAGGCTTGTTGCCGAAATCGAAACGGCACCGGGCCAAATCCTCCGTATTTATCTGTGCTCCGATTACTCGACTCTCCCATTGTGA
- a CDS encoding phosphatase PAP2 family protein — protein MPSALDQQLFLWLNADRGCAALDMFWAAVSSLDFWFPFFVVAGLLVAWRGGFRARAMLVCIALSIGIMEAGVINPLKKAFGRPRPHQTLIEARFVDLAPARPRLLALGAPPNVRKAEIAPSPAKGKSFPSAHTWNMFAFATIVTAFYKFRGAWLYAVAALVALSRVATGSHWPSDVLFSAVLSVVFTLGLLAAYGWIWRRVGPRILPGLAARHPRLFCTSCAGA, from the coding sequence GTGCCATCCGCTCTCGACCAGCAACTTTTTCTGTGGCTCAACGCCGACCGCGGATGCGCGGCGCTCGACATGTTCTGGGCGGCCGTCTCGAGTTTGGACTTTTGGTTCCCCTTCTTCGTTGTCGCGGGGCTGCTGGTTGCCTGGCGCGGCGGATTTCGTGCCCGTGCCATGCTCGTCTGCATCGCCCTGTCGATCGGAATCATGGAGGCGGGGGTGATCAACCCCTTGAAAAAAGCATTCGGTCGCCCCCGGCCTCACCAAACTTTGATCGAAGCCAGATTCGTCGATCTTGCGCCGGCAAGACCGCGTTTGCTTGCTCTTGGCGCACCTCCCAATGTTCGAAAGGCCGAAATCGCGCCCTCTCCGGCCAAAGGGAAATCATTTCCGTCGGCACACACGTGGAACATGTTCGCCTTCGCCACCATTGTGACCGCCTTTTACAAGTTCCGAGGGGCATGGCTTTACGCCGTGGCCGCGCTCGTCGCCTTGTCGCGGGTTGCCACCGGCTCGCATTGGCCATCCGACGTCCTTTTCAGCGCCGTTCTTTCGGTCGTCTTCACGCTGGGACTTCTCGCCGCCTACGGGTGGATCTGGCGGCGTGTCGGGCCGCGCATTCTGCCCGGCTTGGCGGCCCGGCATCCGCGGCTTTTTTGCACATCATGCGCGGGCGCCTGA
- the ptsP gene encoding phosphoenolpyruvate--protein phosphotransferase produces MGEDREGVLQGLGVSPGIAEAEAVVQWRNEEEIPLRDITEDEIPDEIARFEAALIATRQELLDIQARIASAIGAADASIFDAHLLVVEDRTLIDEAVRGLERDRHNIEFVFHQVAEKYCRSLAAIDDPYLQERVVDVEDVTRRIIRHLLGKNRDELHKLERPHIIVAVNLTPSDTAQINREFVRGFVTEQGSRTSHSAIMARSLGIPAVVALPEACGKIATGNPVLLDGYTGKVFLRPSAKTRSDYGRIEKQMVEVDQRLEAIRDTASTTRDGRHIVLSANIELPGEIDSVAASGAEGVGLFRTEFLFLNKPALPGEDEQYEAYRLVAEKCAPHGVIIRTLDIGGDKLMQLPQLASEHNPFLGCRAIRLCLDQPELFRTQLRAILRASAHGNVRVMYPMVSSIDEVRRANALLARCKDELRNEGKPFNPDIETGTMIEVPAAALVARHLAREVKFFSIGTNDLVQYTIAVDRGNERITKLYQPTHPAVLQLMALAADGAHEQGIWVGVCGEMASEFHLTPLLLGLGIDELSVGAASVPRIKKAVQSLDLSECRELAGQARGMSDPDAIEDLSRALARKCYPELFER; encoded by the coding sequence ATGGGCGAGGATCGAGAGGGCGTTCTCCAAGGCTTGGGCGTTTCGCCGGGCATCGCGGAAGCGGAGGCCGTTGTGCAATGGCGCAACGAGGAAGAGATTCCCCTGCGCGATATCACCGAGGATGAAATCCCCGACGAGATAGCTCGCTTCGAGGCGGCCCTTATCGCGACGCGCCAGGAACTTCTCGATATCCAAGCCCGCATCGCTTCCGCGATCGGCGCTGCCGATGCCAGCATTTTCGACGCCCACCTTCTTGTCGTCGAGGACCGCACCCTCATCGATGAAGCCGTCCGCGGGTTGGAGCGCGACCGCCACAACATCGAGTTCGTCTTCCACCAAGTGGCCGAAAAATACTGCCGTTCGCTTGCCGCGATCGACGACCCCTATCTCCAGGAGCGCGTCGTGGACGTGGAAGACGTGACGCGACGCATCATCCGCCATCTTCTCGGCAAAAATCGCGACGAACTGCACAAGCTGGAACGCCCCCACATCATCGTGGCGGTCAATTTGACTCCGTCTGATACGGCGCAAATCAACCGCGAGTTCGTCCGCGGCTTCGTGACGGAGCAGGGCAGTCGGACCTCGCACAGCGCCATCATGGCCCGCTCTTTGGGCATTCCCGCCGTCGTGGCGTTGCCCGAGGCCTGCGGAAAAATAGCCACCGGCAACCCGGTCCTGCTCGATGGTTACACCGGCAAGGTTTTTCTGCGACCTTCGGCGAAAACCCGCTCGGACTACGGACGCATCGAAAAGCAAATGGTCGAGGTGGACCAGCGGCTGGAAGCCATCCGCGACACGGCTTCCACGACGCGCGACGGGCGGCACATCGTCCTTTCGGCCAACATTGAACTTCCGGGAGAAATCGACTCGGTTGCCGCTTCGGGCGCCGAAGGCGTCGGCCTGTTCCGGACCGAGTTCCTTTTCCTCAACAAGCCCGCGCTCCCCGGCGAGGACGAGCAATACGAGGCATACCGGCTGGTCGCGGAAAAATGCGCTCCGCACGGCGTGATCATCCGCACGCTCGACATCGGCGGCGACAAACTCATGCAACTGCCGCAGTTGGCGTCCGAACACAACCCGTTCCTAGGCTGCCGCGCCATCCGCCTTTGCCTCGACCAGCCCGAACTTTTCAGGACCCAGCTCCGCGCCATCCTGCGCGCTTCGGCCCACGGCAACGTGCGCGTCATGTATCCCATGGTTTCCTCGATCGACGAGGTCCGTCGCGCCAACGCGCTGCTCGCGCGGTGCAAGGATGAGCTGCGCAACGAAGGCAAGCCCTTCAACCCGGATATCGAGACCGGCACGATGATCGAGGTTCCGGCCGCGGCGCTCGTGGCACGCCACCTTGCCCGCGAGGTGAAATTTTTCAGCATCGGGACGAACGATCTCGTGCAATACACCATCGCCGTCGATCGCGGCAACGAGCGGATCACCAAACTTTACCAGCCGACGCACCCTGCGGTGCTCCAACTCATGGCCCTCGCTGCGGACGGCGCGCACGAGCAGGGCATCTGGGTCGGCGTCTGCGGCGAGATGGCGTCGGAATTCCATCTTACTCCCCTGCTCCTCGGCCTCGGCATCGACGAATTGAGTGTCGGCGCAGCGTCGGTGCCTCGCATCAAAAAGGCCGTGCAATCCCTCGACCTCTCGGAATGCCGGGAACTCGCCGGTCAGGCGCGCGGAATGTCGGACCCGGATGCGATCGAGGACCTGAGCCGCGCACTTGCCCGCAAGTGCTACCCGGAGCTTTTCGAACGCTGA
- a CDS encoding phosphoglycerate dehydrogenase yields MSKPKVLVSDPISQLGVDALAEGGQLDVTFRPGLPHDELLAIIPEYSALVVRSQTKVGADVIAAASKLKAVGRAGVGVDNVDVDAATRRGIVVMNTPGGNTVSTAEHAFSLLVSVARKIPQADASVKSGKWDRKSFQGVELNGKTLAVLGMGRIGTEVAKRARAFGMHVLAYDPYLSEARAQSLQVELVEDLDEALPRADFVTMHMPLTDETRHMLDARRLALLKKGARVVNCARGGLIDEKALAESLASGHLAGAAVDVFEEEPPGPENPLRTAPNVVFTPHLGASTAEAQESVGIEIAHTIRAAILDGTINNAVNAPSVDAKTLAVLGPYLRLGESLGRFVAQIAPKRCGTLRIVYSGKARDLDTAPVTRSILKGFLAHISGDEVNEINAPGLAANLGLQVVESRVSDSSEFTDLISVIAEDSGAGASVGGTFFGQKPRVVVINGKHVEAQPEGVLLLLENRDRPGIVGHIGTLLAKHNINIAGMSLGRDQAGGTALTVLNLDSAPADNVMAELRGDPDIYGARVLRL; encoded by the coding sequence ATGAGCAAACCGAAAGTTCTCGTTTCCGATCCGATCTCGCAGCTCGGGGTTGATGCCCTCGCCGAGGGCGGACAACTCGACGTCACGTTCCGCCCCGGCCTCCCGCACGACGAATTGCTGGCGATCATCCCGGAGTATTCCGCCTTGGTCGTGCGCAGCCAGACAAAGGTCGGTGCCGACGTGATCGCCGCCGCCTCGAAGCTCAAAGCGGTCGGTCGCGCCGGTGTCGGCGTTGACAACGTTGATGTGGATGCAGCCACGCGGCGCGGGATCGTGGTGATGAACACCCCCGGCGGCAACACGGTTTCCACGGCCGAGCACGCCTTCTCCCTTCTCGTTTCCGTGGCGCGCAAAATTCCCCAGGCCGACGCGAGCGTGAAATCCGGCAAATGGGACCGCAAAAGTTTCCAAGGCGTCGAACTGAACGGCAAAACGCTCGCCGTGCTCGGGATGGGTCGCATCGGCACGGAAGTCGCCAAACGCGCCCGCGCCTTCGGCATGCACGTGCTTGCCTACGACCCCTATCTTTCCGAAGCGCGGGCCCAAAGCCTGCAGGTCGAGTTGGTCGAGGATCTCGACGAAGCACTGCCCCGGGCCGACTTCGTGACCATGCATATGCCGCTCACCGACGAGACGCGGCACATGCTCGACGCGAGGAGACTTGCCCTGCTCAAAAAAGGCGCCCGCGTGGTCAACTGCGCGCGCGGCGGCCTGATCGACGAAAAGGCGCTGGCCGAGAGCCTCGCGTCGGGTCATCTCGCCGGCGCGGCGGTTGACGTTTTCGAGGAAGAACCTCCCGGTCCTGAAAACCCTCTGCGCACCGCACCCAACGTGGTCTTCACCCCGCACCTCGGCGCTTCGACCGCGGAAGCCCAGGAGAGTGTCGGCATCGAGATAGCCCATACCATCCGCGCCGCGATCCTCGACGGCACAATCAACAACGCGGTCAACGCCCCGAGCGTCGATGCCAAGACGCTCGCCGTGCTCGGACCCTACCTGCGCCTCGGAGAAAGCCTCGGCCGTTTCGTGGCACAGATCGCCCCGAAGCGCTGCGGCACACTGCGCATCGTTTACAGCGGCAAAGCCCGCGACCTCGACACCGCCCCCGTCACCCGCTCGATCCTCAAAGGTTTCCTCGCTCACATCAGCGGCGACGAGGTCAACGAGATCAACGCACCCGGCCTCGCGGCCAACCTCGGACTTCAGGTCGTGGAATCCCGCGTCAGCGACAGCAGCGAATTCACCGACCTCATCAGCGTGATCGCGGAAGATTCCGGGGCCGGCGCATCGGTCGGCGGAACATTCTTCGGGCAAAAACCCCGCGTTGTCGTCATCAACGGCAAGCACGTCGAAGCGCAACCGGAAGGCGTTCTCCTTTTGCTGGAAAACCGCGACCGTCCCGGAATCGTCGGTCACATCGGGACCTTGCTGGCCAAGCACAACATCAACATTGCGGGTATGTCGCTCGGACGCGACCAAGCCGGAGGAACCGCCCTCACCGTTCTCAACCTCGACTCGGCACCCGCCGACAATGTCATGGCCGAACTGCGCGGCGATCCGGACATCTACGGCGCGCGCGTTCTGCGTCTTTGA
- a CDS encoding outer membrane lipoprotein-sorting protein translates to MRQEMMIRVAMRAGAVVVAAALCASGLVAAPDPDPEELLRVARAASTSNDAEVQGRLRAGEAVTPFSLRVGSGKLRFTFANPDRVLEVRLGDESSGVYDARGREVQKGMMESVAEGSGVTVEDLSLGFLYWPDARLLGRETVKTRPSWNIELRPGKRGSEFAIVRVWLDEESGALLRIEGFDWQGHLSRRFEVVSGQRIDGKWMLKQMRIEKFEPGNSARAVSRSYLEILGKESS, encoded by the coding sequence ATGAGACAAGAAATGATGATACGTGTGGCGATGCGCGCGGGGGCTGTGGTGGTGGCCGCTGCCCTGTGCGCGTCCGGATTGGTTGCCGCGCCGGATCCGGACCCGGAGGAACTTTTGCGTGTCGCGCGGGCGGCATCGACCAGCAATGACGCCGAGGTGCAGGGGCGTTTGCGCGCAGGGGAGGCGGTCACGCCTTTCAGTCTCCGTGTCGGTTCCGGCAAACTCCGTTTCACTTTTGCGAATCCCGACCGCGTGCTGGAAGTGCGCTTGGGCGACGAATCGTCGGGGGTTTACGATGCGCGCGGACGTGAGGTTCAGAAGGGAATGATGGAAAGCGTGGCAGAGGGCAGCGGTGTCACGGTCGAGGATTTGTCCCTGGGTTTCCTTTACTGGCCCGATGCGAGGTTGCTCGGTCGCGAGACAGTGAAGACGCGTCCTTCATGGAACATCGAGTTGCGGCCCGGCAAGCGCGGCTCGGAGTTTGCCATCGTGCGTGTCTGGCTGGACGAGGAGAGCGGCGCGCTCCTGCGCATCGAGGGTTTCGATTGGCAAGGGCACCTGTCACGGCGCTTCGAGGTTGTTTCCGGACAGCGCATCGACGGCAAGTGGATGCTCAAGCAAATGCGCATCGAGAAGTTTGAGCCGGGAAATTCCGCGCGGGCCGTGTCCCGCTCTTACCTGGAGATCCTCGGCAAAGAAAGTTCCTGA
- the rsmA gene encoding ribosomal RNA small subunit methyltransferase A, translating into MPASATRSFSNADPRVRYHDIRDALQELQLRPSKGLGQNFLRDANIARLIATTAVPQGSPFALEIGPGLGAITAHLLGICRQVLALEKDARLADWLRRKLPEGRGLTVETADAVTYDWRPLMIHGPFPLIGNLPYYVTSPVLRNFLGPVSPAARAVFGVQDEFAVRMSAKPGTADYSALTVRLQRLWSISRERSLGPGVFFPEPAVSSAIVVLEPLPPRTYPPVRAAFFDDIVQRGFSQRRKQLRNLIEIEPEKWGEWCNRHAVPPTCRAENLSVAQWVDLAAAMDPAAATVAQHDHELFDVVDEHNRVLRTAPRCEVHGQNLRHRSVHVLIFNAAGELLLQKRSAWKDREPLKWDSSAAGHLDSGEDYARAAARETEEELGVQSNLESVGRISASAETGHEFVEVFTGIHEGPFVLPPAEVEAAEFFEPATIDQWMRSRPGDFAPGFRETWRLYSETARRR; encoded by the coding sequence TTGCCCGCAAGTGCTACCCGGAGCTTTTCGAACGCTGATCCCCGCGTGCGTTACCACGACATCCGCGATGCGTTGCAAGAACTGCAACTGCGTCCGTCAAAAGGCCTCGGCCAGAACTTCCTGAGGGACGCCAACATCGCGCGCCTCATAGCCACGACAGCCGTCCCGCAAGGTTCGCCGTTCGCACTCGAAATCGGCCCCGGTCTCGGTGCGATCACCGCGCATCTGCTCGGAATTTGCCGGCAAGTGCTCGCGCTGGAAAAGGACGCACGCTTGGCCGACTGGCTGCGCCGCAAGCTCCCGGAGGGCCGGGGACTGACCGTGGAGACGGCGGACGCGGTCACCTATGACTGGCGCCCGTTGATGATACACGGACCGTTTCCTCTCATTGGCAACCTTCCCTACTACGTCACGTCCCCGGTCCTACGAAATTTTCTCGGACCCGTTTCGCCCGCCGCTCGGGCCGTGTTCGGCGTGCAGGACGAGTTTGCCGTCAGGATGTCCGCGAAGCCCGGGACCGCGGATTACAGCGCGCTGACCGTCCGCTTGCAGAGACTGTGGAGCATCAGCCGCGAGCGGAGCCTCGGGCCCGGTGTGTTTTTTCCCGAACCCGCAGTTTCCTCCGCCATCGTGGTTCTCGAGCCTTTGCCACCCCGGACCTATCCTCCGGTGCGCGCAGCTTTCTTCGACGACATCGTGCAGCGCGGATTCAGCCAGCGCCGCAAACAACTGCGGAACCTTATCGAAATTGAACCGGAGAAATGGGGCGAATGGTGCAACCGGCACGCGGTGCCTCCGACATGCCGGGCGGAAAATCTTTCGGTGGCCCAATGGGTCGATCTCGCGGCGGCAATGGACCCTGCGGCCGCCACAGTCGCCCAGCACGACCACGAACTTTTCGACGTGGTCGATGAGCACAACCGCGTTTTGCGAACCGCTCCGCGCTGCGAGGTTCACGGGCAAAATCTGCGCCACCGTTCGGTCCATGTTTTGATTTTCAACGCGGCTGGCGAATTGCTCCTGCAAAAAAGATCGGCGTGGAAAGACCGCGAACCGCTCAAATGGGACTCGAGTGCGGCAGGTCACCTCGACTCGGGCGAAGACTATGCCCGCGCCGCTGCGCGCGAAACGGAGGAAGAACTCGGCGTCCAAAGCAACCTCGAAAGTGTCGGACGAATATCAGCTTCCGCGGAGACCGGTCATGAATTCGTCGAGGTTTTCACCGGGATTCACGAGGGACCATTTGTTTTGCCTCCGGCCGAGGTTGAAGCCGCGGAGTTTTTCGAGCCCGCCACAATCGACCAATGGATGCGGTCGCGCCCGGGCGACTTCGCCCCGGGTTTCCGCGAAACATGGCGGCTTTACTCGGAAACAGCGCGTCGCCGGTAG